In Silene latifolia isolate original U9 population chromosome X, ASM4854445v1, whole genome shotgun sequence, the following proteins share a genomic window:
- the LOC141623322 gene encoding putative mediator of RNA polymerase II transcription subunit 26c, giving the protein MDLDDVRTILWNSGVDIWGLIDSAMKVASLDFGDELIAHRDSIVAKLYTNCPNCDTETRVKNSSGNGFMPNATVNAVFGSEEEEEHKEEVAVKEEEEHHHKELEQRVVDEDDEFEYDEEKRIFSIKEQLEDPNQTDDSLVDLLQTLADMDITFKALKETDIGRHVNRLRKHPLNDVRQLVKLLVRKWKDLVDEWVRSNTAGGVHSSSNLIADGDSPQQNISKNHPSGHHNQVPDFGYSPNPHNGSSSSDKSEYKPKAVPAHTPPPQRAPPAKQTPALQPNRQKQVAADPERLASARKRLQENYQEAQNAKKQRTMQVLDIHELPKGKAKNSFFGRNKSGFQRH; this is encoded by the exons ATGGATTTAGATGATGTGAGAACAATTCTGTGGAATTCAGGGGTTGATATATGGGGTTTGATAGATTCTGCTATGAAGGTAGCTTCTTTAGATTTTGGTGACGAACTTATAGCTCATAGAGATAGTATTGTTGCCAAACTGTACACAAATTGCCCAAATTGTGATACTGAAACTAGAGTTAAAAACTCTAGTGGAAATGGGTTTATGCCCAATGCCACGGTAAATGCGGTTTTTGggtcagaggaggaggaggagcataAGGAGGAGGTGGCGgtgaaggaggaggaggagcaccACCACAAGGAGTTGGAGCAAAGGGTtgttgatgaagatgatgaatttgagtatgatgaggaAAAACGAATTTTTTCTATTAAAGAACAACTTGAAGATCCTAACCAG ACTGATGATTCTCTAGTTGATTTGCTTCAAACTTTAGCTGATATGGATATTACCTTCAAAGCTCTCAAG GAAACTGATATCGGGAGGCACGTAAATCGATTGAGAAAGCACCCATTGAACGATGTTAGGCAATTAGTTAAACTACTCGTCAG GAAATGGAAGGATTTAGTTGATGAATGGGTTAGGTCAAATACAGCCGGTGGAGTTCATTCCTCTTCCAATCTCATTg CCGATGGAGATTCGCCACAGCAGAACATTTCCAAGAATCATCCGAGTGGTCATCACAATCAG GTTCCTGATTTTGGCTACTCACCAAATCCGCACA atggAAGTTCCAGTTCAGATAAGTCGGAATATAAGCCTAAAGCTGTCCCGGCTCACACCCCTCCTCCACAAAGAGCCCCACCGGCTAAACAAACACCTGCTCTTCAACCCAAT AGGCAGAAACAAGTAGCAGCTGATCCCGAGAGGCTGGCTTCTGCTAGGAAGCGGCTTCAGGAGAACTATCAAGAAGCGCAAAATG CCAAAAAGCAACGAACAATGCAAGTGTTGGACATCCACGAGCTACCGAAGGGTAAGGCCAAGAATTCCTTCTTTGGAAGAAACAAAAGCGGTTTTCAGAGGCACTAG